One segment of Nitrospirota bacterium DNA contains the following:
- a CDS encoding YifB family Mg chelatase-like AAA ATPase codes for MLSRLLSATLIGIEAHPVEVEVDITSKGLPHFSLVGLPDTAVKESRDRVRAALKNTGFVFPLKQITVNLAPADLKKEGSSFDLSIALGVLASEGVFASESLKGYMVTGELSLDGRLKPVRGALSMAIKSRDMGLKGIILPEENAPEAAVVDGFPAYGMSSVTEVIEFLKGDISVDPYLTDIKEVLNIASQYEEDFAEVRGQEHAKRATEVAASGGHNILMIGPPGSGKTMLAKRLPTILPGMTFEEALGATRIHSVAGTLNSGQSLLATRPFRSPHHTISDVALIGGGQFPRPGEVSLAHNGILFLDELPEFKRNVLEVLRQPLENAEVTVSRAAATVTYPAGFMLVAAMNPCPCGYIGDAKHQCTCTPGQIHRYRTKVSGPLLDRIDIHIEVPAVHYKDLSSSHKEESSAEIRKRVVKAREIQQERFREERIYCNGQMKTRHIKKYCVVTKDAQDILEAAMQRLGLSARAYSRILKVSRSIADLEGSSDIHSHHISEAIQYRTLDRGVY; via the coding sequence ATGCTTTCCAGACTCCTGAGCGCTACTCTTATTGGTATCGAGGCACATCCTGTTGAGGTGGAAGTGGATATTACCTCAAAAGGGCTTCCTCATTTCTCCCTGGTTGGACTTCCCGATACAGCGGTCAAGGAGAGTCGGGACCGTGTGAGGGCAGCACTGAAGAACACGGGTTTTGTCTTTCCATTGAAACAGATTACTGTGAATCTTGCACCTGCTGACCTGAAAAAAGAAGGTTCCTCCTTTGATCTCTCCATTGCACTCGGGGTCCTTGCCTCCGAAGGAGTTTTTGCCTCAGAATCCCTGAAGGGCTACATGGTGACAGGGGAGCTCTCTCTTGACGGAAGGCTCAAACCCGTAAGGGGCGCCCTGTCAATGGCCATAAAATCAAGGGATATGGGGCTTAAAGGGATTATCTTGCCGGAGGAGAATGCCCCGGAGGCTGCAGTGGTAGACGGGTTTCCAGCGTATGGAATGAGTAGTGTCACTGAGGTCATAGAATTTTTGAAGGGGGATATCTCTGTAGATCCATACTTGACAGACATTAAAGAAGTTTTGAATATAGCCTCGCAGTATGAGGAGGACTTTGCTGAGGTCAGGGGGCAGGAGCATGCAAAGAGGGCAACGGAGGTTGCTGCATCCGGAGGACATAACATTCTCATGATAGGGCCTCCCGGGTCAGGAAAGACCATGCTGGCAAAGCGCCTTCCGACCATACTTCCGGGGATGACGTTTGAAGAGGCACTCGGGGCTACCAGGATCCATAGTGTTGCCGGCACCCTTAACTCTGGACAGTCCCTGCTTGCGACCAGGCCCTTCAGGTCTCCTCACCATACCATATCAGACGTGGCCCTTATAGGCGGCGGGCAATTTCCAAGGCCTGGAGAGGTATCGCTTGCACATAACGGCATACTCTTTCTTGATGAACTGCCCGAGTTCAAGAGAAACGTACTTGAGGTCCTGAGGCAGCCACTCGAGAATGCAGAGGTGACCGTGTCAAGGGCTGCTGCCACTGTTACATATCCGGCAGGGTTTATGCTGGTTGCCGCCATGAACCCCTGTCCCTGCGGTTACATTGGGGATGCAAAGCACCAGTGTACATGCACTCCCGGGCAGATACACAGGTACAGGACAAAGGTGTCGGGCCCGTTGCTTGATCGTATAGACATCCATATAGAGGTGCCTGCAGTTCATTATAAAGATCTGTCCTCCAGCCATAAGGAAGAGAGTTCTGCAGAGATAAGGAAGAGGGTTGTAAAGGCAAGGGAGATTCAGCAGGAACGATTCAGGGAGGAGAGGATATACTGTAACGGACAGATGAAGACCAGGCATATCAAGAAATACTGTGTTGTGACGAAAGATGCACAGGATATACTGGAGGCCGCCATGCAGAGACTCGGCCTCAGTGCAAGGGCATATTCGAGGATACTGAAGGTGTCACGCAGTATTGCGGACCTTGAAGGGAGCAGTGATATCCATTCTCACCATATATCAGAGGCCATCCAGTACAGGACACTGGATAGAGGGGTATACTGA